A window of Sulfuricurvum sp. genomic DNA:
CTGGCTATGAAAGCAGCTTCACGCAGTGAAAGTAAAAGAAGATTTTTTAGAAACCCTATAGAAGTAAATATCTGCAAGCTTGAAACTATCAGTTTTAGTGATGAGGAGATAGGTAGTTATATGAATGCTATCGGCAGAGATCTCTTTACGAGTGATTTACAAACGACACTGAAACAGTTTGAAGAAGCAGATAATTTTGGTTCACTTATTCAGCCAGCAGTGAAAGATGTAACAGTAGTTTTACAAACACTCAAAGAGAAAAATGTTAGCCATGACCTCTTTTTGGCTCCTACTCATGAAAAGGTTTTACAGGTTTTAGAGCAAGCAGATTACTTGAGTCAAAAATATCATGTGGTTGTGGCGAATCCTCCTTATATGGGTGGAAAGGGTATGAGTGAAAGTCTAAAAGTATTTTTAAGTGATAATTTTGAAGATGGTAAGTCTGACCTTTTTTCAGCTTTTATAATAAGAAATACTATATTGGCATTACCAAAAGGTCAACTTGGATTTATGACTCCATTCACATGGATGTTTATCACAAGTTATGAGAAACTAAGAGAATTTATAATAAATAATAAGACTTTGACATCACTAATTCAGCTTGAATATTCAGGGTTTGATGGTGCAACTGTACCAATATGTACTTTTACTCTACAGAATACATTTCATCCAGAATATTTAGGTGGATATATAAAACTATCTAATTTTAAAGGTAGTGATAACCAATCTCCCAGAACTCTTGAAGCGATAAAAAATAATGATTGTGGTTGGTTCTACAATTTCATTCAAAGTAACTTTAAAAAAATACCTGGAATGGCTATATCATATTGGGCAAGTGATAATTTTATAAAATTAATGGAATCATCAAAAATTTTAACTACAAGGGCTGTAAAAGGACTTGATACGGGTGGCAATATAGACTTGTTTTTAAAAAGGTGGCATGAAGTTAGCCAAAATAAAATTTCTTTATTGAATGAAAATTCTGATGCCTGGTATCCAATAGCAAAAGGTGGAGAATTTAGACGATGGTATGGTAACCATGATTTTGTAATAAATTACAAAGATAATGGTTCAGCTTTGAAAAAAAATAAAGCTAATCTAAGAAATGCAAACCATTATTTTGAAATAGGCGCTACATGGACTGTTGTTTCAAGTGGTGGATTCGCTGTTAGATTTTTGCCTAGAGGTTTTCTTTTTGATCAAGGAGGATCAGGTATTTTTCTTGAAGAAGACGATCATCTTAGTGTAGAAGAAATAATTGGAAGTCTAAATAGTTCAATTGACAAAGAAATCTCTAAAATGCTATGTCCGACATTAAATTTTACAACTGGTGATATCAGAAAATTTCCTGTATGGAAAAATGACATTTTAAAAGTAAATACAAAAATGTTAATTTCAATTTCACAAAAAGATTGGGATTCATACGAAGCTTCATGGGATTTTAAATCTCTTCCAATTGTAGTTAGTGTGCAGCACAAAAGTACGATTCAAGAGAGTTACGATTCTTTAAGCGCTATTTGGCAGTCTCAGGTAGATGAGATGAAAAAGCTTGAAGAAGAAAACAATAAAATATTCATTGAAGCATATGGATTGGAGGATGAGATACCTCAAAATGTTCCAATAAAAGAGATAACTCTTACATGTAACCCATACTATCGCTATGATGCTAAAAAAAGCAAAGAAGAGTTAGATGCTCTGCAACGTGCAGATACCATAAAAGAGTACATCTCTTATGCAGTTGGTGTTATGTTAGGCAGATATTCCTTAGATCATGATGGCTTACATATAGCCAATCAAAACGAGTCCATAGATGAAGCCAATGCAAAATTCAATATTCAAAACCCAACCTTTGAAGCCGATGATGACAACGTCATCCCAATTTTAGATGGCGACTGGTTTACCGATGATATCAGTGAACGATTTTTACAGTTTGTAAAAGTCACTTTTGGCGATGAGCATTATGCAGAAAACGTCCAATTTATTGAAGATGCTATTGGTAAAAGTATCAGAAAATACTTTCTAAAAGATTTTTACACGGATCATGTTCAACGATATAAATCACGTCCTATTTACTGGATGTTTAGTAGTTCAAAAGGTAGTTTTCAAGCTCTCATTTATATGCACCGATACAAAAGTGATACAGTGAGTGTCATACTCAATGATTATCTAAGAAACTACATTACTAAGCTAGAAGCAACAAAAGAAAATCTGGAAGCCATAGGGATAAAAGCAGATGCTCCAAAAAGTGAAAAAGTAAAAGCACTAAAAGATATAGAAAATATTAAAAAAATGATCGCAGAGTGTTTGGAGTACGAGAAAGAGATCCTCTATCCTCTCGCTACTCAGAAGATAGAGATAGATTTGGATGATGGCGTAAAAGTTAATTATCCTAAATTTGGTAAGGCACTTAAAAAAATTGTTGGGCTGAGTTGATGAATTCACAAATTAAGCAAGCACTAGATAACTTATTCCAAAAGCACCGTATCATTTTTTGGTACGATGAGAATCAGGAGTTTGGAGATGACTTTGAGCATCTTGAATTTGATAATGTCACTAAACTTGAAATCAAGAATAATGAGTTTCAACTAAAATATCAAATATTGCGTGATCAAAAAGATACAAATTTTTTACTTTACAAGCGAGAAGCAAGACCTAAGGATAATCTTTCTAATTGGCTCTTGGATGTCGAACTTTATAGTGGTGAATTTAGAACAGATCAAGTAGCAATTTGGCTTAGTGAACTAGAGCTTGGTTTTGAGTTTGGTGATGTGATACAAGGGCATATAGAGTTTTTTAATTCCAAAGAGCGTATCGATAAGCTTAAAAAAATTATTCTAAAAGAAGATACACCACGATCATTACGATCCAAGATGATGAGTATTATATGTGGCAGTGATACGAGAGTTGATACTATACTTGAAAGCTTACTAGCGGAAGAAGCGAAGAAAAAAGATGATAAGTACAAACTTTTATTACGCTGCAATCTTGATGGTTTCTTATGGGAAAGTATACAGCGTCACTACGGTTATAGCTCCAAGAATGTAAGTGTTAAAGACTTTGTGATTACTCTATTTAAAGACACCTACTATAGTAATTTTGAGGATACAAAAATATTGAATGGAGACTCTTTAGTCTTCATGAATCGCTGGAAAGATAGTAGAAAAAATCAAGACTCTTTTGAGGCTCATGCAGCAGAGTGCGAAGAGATGCTAAACATTGAAGGAGATTTATTTCATAGAGACTTTAGGGATCTGATGGCATTGGATTTTTTCAATATCATCGATAAAAAAATTATCAGTGATTTGGTCAAAGCAGTGAGTGAGCGAAAGGTTAGTTCTGGGGCTGTAACCCTTTGGGTAAGAGCTAGAAGACAGAGCCATTGGTATGAATCATACAGCGATATCTATGATGCTATTGATTATGCTGCTAAATTTATCTCTACTCTGGATAAAACAGTCTTGCATATCGATAGTCTTGAAAATGGAGTTCAACTTTACAGTAATAACTGGTTTAATATCGATAAGCTCTATCGAAAATATATTTATCATATGCGAGCATCAAAACAGCCAACACTACTGGATAAGCTGACTCAGACTATAGAAAATTTGTACACTAAC
This region includes:
- the pglX gene encoding BREX-1 system adenine-specific DNA-methyltransferase PglX, with the translated sequence METTKLKRFAQHARITLIDTVKTKLELVLHESSNARREHPQAIEKLQQEIVKSSKDQVIDKVAYIWFNRFIALRFMDVNRYTKLNIVSPEPGQFQPTILSDAKMGHVDESLVSDTIKEKVLALLDNRTPSKDPQGEAYKLLIVSTCNYYSHAMPFLFEHIADYTELLMPDDLLSGTSILSYVREAMTPDVCKDVEVIGWLYQFYISEKKDQVFEGIKNNKKVTPENIPAATQLFTPHWIVQYMVENSLGRLWMLNNPSSKLIEKMDYYVKPKTPESDYLKIASPQELKVCDPACGSGHILVYAFDLLYEIYKEEGIDESSIAELILKYNLFGIEIDERAAELAAFALAMKAASRSESKRRFFRNPIEVNICKLETISFSDEEIGSYMNAIGRDLFTSDLQTTLKQFEEADNFGSLIQPAVKDVTVVLQTLKEKNVSHDLFLAPTHEKVLQVLEQADYLSQKYHVVVANPPYMGGKGMSESLKVFLSDNFEDGKSDLFSAFIIRNTILALPKGQLGFMTPFTWMFITSYEKLREFIINNKTLTSLIQLEYSGFDGATVPICTFTLQNTFHPEYLGGYIKLSNFKGSDNQSPRTLEAIKNNDCGWFYNFIQSNFKKIPGMAISYWASDNFIKLMESSKILTTRAVKGLDTGGNIDLFLKRWHEVSQNKISLLNENSDAWYPIAKGGEFRRWYGNHDFVINYKDNGSALKKNKANLRNANHYFEIGATWTVVSSGGFAVRFLPRGFLFDQGGSGIFLEEDDHLSVEEIIGSLNSSIDKEISKMLCPTLNFTTGDIRKFPVWKNDILKVNTKMLISISQKDWDSYEASWDFKSLPIVVSVQHKSTIQESYDSLSAIWQSQVDEMKKLEEENNKIFIEAYGLEDEIPQNVPIKEITLTCNPYYRYDAKKSKEELDALQRADTIKEYISYAVGVMLGRYSLDHDGLHIANQNESIDEANAKFNIQNPTFEADDDNVIPILDGDWFTDDISERFLQFVKVTFGDEHYAENVQFIEDAIGKSIRKYFLKDFYTDHVQRYKSRPIYWMFSSSKGSFQALIYMHRYKSDTVSVILNDYLRNYITKLEATKENLEAIGIKADAPKSEKVKALKDIENIKKMIAECLEYEKEILYPLATQKIEIDLDDGVKVNYPKFGKALKKIVGLS